The Theropithecus gelada isolate Dixy chromosome 11, Tgel_1.0, whole genome shotgun sequence genome includes a region encoding these proteins:
- the KRT82 gene encoding keratin, type II cuticular Hb2 — protein MSYHSFQPGSRCGGQSFSSYSAVMPRMVTHYAVSKGPCRPGGGGGLRALGCLSSRSLCNVGFGRPRVASRCGGTLPGFGYRLGATCGSSACITPVTINESLLVPLALDIDPTVQRVKRDEKEQIKCLNNRFASFINKVRYLEQKNKLLETKWNFMQQQRCCQTNIEPIFEGYISALRRQLDCVSGDRVRLESELCSLQDALEGYKKKYEEELSLRPCVENEFVALKKDVDTAFLMKADLETNAEALVQEIDFLKGLYEEEICLLQSQISETSVIVKMDNSRELDVDGIVAEIKAQYDDIASRSKAEAEAWYQCRYEELRVTAGNHCDNLRNRKNEILEMNKLIQRLQQEIENVKAQRCKLEGAITAAEQQGEAALNDAKCKLAGLEEALQKAKQDMACLLKEYQEVMNSKLGLDIEIATYRRLLEGEEHRLCEGIGPVNISVSSSKGAILYEPCGVSTPVLRSSGGCSIVGTGELYVPCEPQGLLSCGSRCNSSTKLGAEGSSSSHKC, from the exons atgtcATACCACTCCTTCCAGCCAGGCTCCAGGTGTGGCGGTCAGAGTTTCAGCTCATACTCGGCTGTCATGCCCCGGATGGTCACTCACTATGCAGTGAGCAAGGGGCCATGCCGGCCCGGGGGTGGTGGGGGCCTCCGAGCTCTGGGCTGCCTCAGCTCACGGAGCCTGTGCAATGTGGGCTTTGGGAGGCCCCGGGTAGCCTCCAGGTGTGGAGGTACCCTGCCTGGCTTCGGGTACCGACTGGGGGCCACCTGTGGGAGTTCTGCCTGCATCACCCCTGTCACCATCAATGAGAGCCTGCTGGTCCCACTGGCACTGGACATCGACCCCACCGTGCAGAGGGTAAAGAGGGATGAGAAGGAGCAGATCAAGTGCCTCAATAACCGCTTCGCATCTTTCATCAACAAG GTCCGTTACCTGGAGCAGAAGAACAAGCTGCTGGAGACCAAGTGGAACTTCATGCAGCAGCAGAGGTGCTGCCAGACCAACATCGAGCCCATCTTCGAGGGCTATATCAGCGCCCTTCGGCGGCAGCTGGATTGTGTGTCTGGGGACCGCGTAAGGCTAGAGTCAGAGCTCTGCAGCCTCCAGGATGCACTGGAGGGCTACAAGAAAAA ATATGAAGAAGAGCTCTCCCTGCGTCCCTGTGTCGAGAATGAGTTTGTTGCCTTGAAGAAG GATGTGGACACAGCCTTCCTGATGAAGGCTGACCTGGAGACCAACGCAGAGGCACTCGTGCAGGAGATCGACTTCCTGAAAGGCCTGTATGAGGAG GAAATCTGCCTGCTCCAGTCTCAGATCTCTGAGACCTCGGTCATTGTGAAGATGGACAACAGCCGGGAGCTGGACGTGGACGGCATCGTTGCTGAGATCAAGGCGCAGTATGACGACATTGCCAGCCGCAGCAAAGCCGAAGCAGAGGCCTGGTACCAGTGCCGG TATGAGGAGCTAAGAGTCACAGCTGGGAACCACTGTGACAACCTCCGCAACCGTAAGAACGAGATCCTGGAAATGAACAAGCTGATCCAGCGGCTGCAGCAAGAAATCGAGAATGTCAAAGCCCAG CGCTGCAAACTTGAGGGTGCCATAACCGCGGCAGAGCAGCAGGGCGAGGCGGCTCTCAACGATGCCAAGTGCAAGCTGGCAGGGCTGGAGGAGGCTCTGCAGAAGGCCAAGCAGGACATGGCCTGCCTGCTCAAGGAGTACCAGGAGGTGATGAACTCCAAGCTGGGCCTGGACATCGAGATCGCCACCTACAGGCGCCTGCTGGAGGGCGAGGAGCACAG GCTGTGCGAAGGCATCGGGCCCGTGAATATCT CGGTGAGCAGCTCCAAAGGCGCCATCCTGTACGAGCCATGTGGGGTCAGCACACCTGTCCTCAGGAGTAGTGGGGGCTGCAGCATCGTGGGCACTGGTGAACTGTATGTCCCCTGCGAGCCCCAGGGGCTACTGAGCTGTGGGAGCCGGTGTAACTCCAGCACGAAACTAGGGGCTGAGGGTAGCTCCTCCAGTCACAAGTGTTAG